The Glycine soja cultivar W05 chromosome 8, ASM419377v2, whole genome shotgun sequence genome has a window encoding:
- the LOC114422159 gene encoding (S)-2-hydroxy-acid oxidase GLO1 isoform X2 codes for MKLLQSRSCQRWCLTTTHLVQRTSGLCRRTEMPFPEFCKIFFMFRPRILIDVSKIDITTTVLGFKISMPIMLAPTAMQKMAHPEGEYATARAASAAGTIMTLSSWATSSVEEVASTGPGIRFFQLYVYKDRNVVAQLVRRAERAGFKAIALTVDTPRLGRREADIKNRFTLPPFLTLKNFEGLDLGKMDKADDSGLASYVAGQIDRTLSWKDVKWLQTITKLPILVKGVLTAEDTRIAVQSGAAGIIVSNHGARQLDYVPATISALEEVVKAAEGRVPVFLDGGVRRGTDVFKALALGASGIFIGRPVVFSLAAEGEAGVRNVLRMLREEFELTMALSGCTSLKDITRDHIVTDWDQPRTIPRALPRL; via the exons ATGAAGCTATTGCAAAGCAGAAGTTGCCAAAGATGGTGTTTGACTACTACGCATCTGGTGCAGAGGACCAGTGGACTCTGCAGGAGAACAGAAATGCCTTTTCCAGAATTTTGTAAGATTTTTTTCAT GTTTCGGCCACGTATTCTTATTGATGTGAGCAAGATAGACATCACAACTACTGTCCTGGGCTTCAAAATATCCATGCCAATCATGCTTGCCCCAACAGCCATGCAGAAAATGGCTCATCCTGAGG GAGAATATGCAACAGCAAGAGCTGCATCTGCTGCTGGAACAATCATG ACTTTGTCTTCATGGGCTACTTCAAGTGTTGAAGAGGTAGCTTCAACAGGACCTGGCATTCGCTTTTTCCAGCTATAT GTGTACAAGGACAGGAATGTGGTTGCTCAGCTTGTGAGAAGAGCTGAAAGGGCTGGATTCAAAGCCATTGCCCTTACTGTTGATACCCCAAGACTAGGACGCAGAGAAGCTGATATCAAGAACAG ATTCACACTGCCACCATTTTTGACATTGAAGAACTTTGAAGGATTGGACCTTGGAAAGATGGACAAA GCTGATGACTCTGGACTTGCTTCATATGTTGCCGGTCAAATTGATCGTACTCTTAGCTGGAAG GATGTGAAGTGGCTTCAAACAATCACCAAACTGCCAATTCTGGTGAAGGGTGTGCTGACTGCTGAGGACA CAAGGATAGCTGTACAAAGTGGTGCAGCTGGAATTATAGTGTCCAATCACGGAGCTAGACAACTTGATTATGTTCCAGCCACTATATCAGCCTTAGAAGAG GTTGTCAAAGCTGCTGAAGGTCGTGTTCCTGTATTTTTGGATGGTGGTGTTCGCCGCGGAACTGATGTCTTCAAGGCATTGGCACTAGGTGCCTCTGGCATATTT ATTGGACGCCCAGTGGTGTTCTCCTTGGCTGCTGAAGGAGAGGCTGGTGTAAGAAATGTGCTGCGGATGCTACGTGAGGAGTTTGAGCTAACCATGGCTTTGAGTGGTTGCACCTCACTCAAGGATATCACTCGTGATCACATTGTCACTGATTGGGACCAACCACGCACTATCCCCCGCGCCTTGCCAAGATTATGA
- the LOC114422159 gene encoding (S)-2-hydroxy-acid oxidase GLO1 isoform X1, with protein MEITNVSEYEAIAKQKLPKMVFDYYASGAEDQWTLQENRNAFSRILFRPRILIDVSKIDITTTVLGFKISMPIMLAPTAMQKMAHPEGEYATARAASAAGTIMTLSSWATSSVEEVASTGPGIRFFQLYVYKDRNVVAQLVRRAERAGFKAIALTVDTPRLGRREADIKNRFTLPPFLTLKNFEGLDLGKMDKADDSGLASYVAGQIDRTLSWKDVKWLQTITKLPILVKGVLTAEDTRIAVQSGAAGIIVSNHGARQLDYVPATISALEEVVKAAEGRVPVFLDGGVRRGTDVFKALALGASGIFIGRPVVFSLAAEGEAGVRNVLRMLREEFELTMALSGCTSLKDITRDHIVTDWDQPRTIPRALPRL; from the exons ATGGAGATCACCAATGTCAGCGAGTATGAAGCTATTGCAAAGCAGAAGTTGCCAAAGATGGTGTTTGACTACTACGCATCTGGTGCAGAGGACCAGTGGACTCTGCAGGAGAACAGAAATGCCTTTTCCAGAATTTT GTTTCGGCCACGTATTCTTATTGATGTGAGCAAGATAGACATCACAACTACTGTCCTGGGCTTCAAAATATCCATGCCAATCATGCTTGCCCCAACAGCCATGCAGAAAATGGCTCATCCTGAGG GAGAATATGCAACAGCAAGAGCTGCATCTGCTGCTGGAACAATCATG ACTTTGTCTTCATGGGCTACTTCAAGTGTTGAAGAGGTAGCTTCAACAGGACCTGGCATTCGCTTTTTCCAGCTATAT GTGTACAAGGACAGGAATGTGGTTGCTCAGCTTGTGAGAAGAGCTGAAAGGGCTGGATTCAAAGCCATTGCCCTTACTGTTGATACCCCAAGACTAGGACGCAGAGAAGCTGATATCAAGAACAG ATTCACACTGCCACCATTTTTGACATTGAAGAACTTTGAAGGATTGGACCTTGGAAAGATGGACAAA GCTGATGACTCTGGACTTGCTTCATATGTTGCCGGTCAAATTGATCGTACTCTTAGCTGGAAG GATGTGAAGTGGCTTCAAACAATCACCAAACTGCCAATTCTGGTGAAGGGTGTGCTGACTGCTGAGGACA CAAGGATAGCTGTACAAAGTGGTGCAGCTGGAATTATAGTGTCCAATCACGGAGCTAGACAACTTGATTATGTTCCAGCCACTATATCAGCCTTAGAAGAG GTTGTCAAAGCTGCTGAAGGTCGTGTTCCTGTATTTTTGGATGGTGGTGTTCGCCGCGGAACTGATGTCTTCAAGGCATTGGCACTAGGTGCCTCTGGCATATTT ATTGGACGCCCAGTGGTGTTCTCCTTGGCTGCTGAAGGAGAGGCTGGTGTAAGAAATGTGCTGCGGATGCTACGTGAGGAGTTTGAGCTAACCATGGCTTTGAGTGGTTGCACCTCACTCAAGGATATCACTCGTGATCACATTGTCACTGATTGGGACCAACCACGCACTATCCCCCGCGCCTTGCCAAGATTATGA